In uncultured Campylobacter sp., the following are encoded in one genomic region:
- the dnaJ gene encoding molecular chaperone DnaJ — protein MEEDYYEILGVARDADAETIKKAFRKLALQFHPDRNQGDKESEEKFKKINEAYQILSDDQKRRMYDRYGKEGISGAYSGASGGGFDFSSIFGDFFEQAFGGGRSTRPSDPYGIDTELAVTLEFKEALEGVHKEIKYKIKKPCSTCDATGSKDKKRHTCSACGGTGRVAVRRGYMSFIQSCSACGGTGEIVKDRCKDCGGKGFTEEDVSLKFDIPAGIDDGQRVRLSGKGNVSKTGEIGDLYVIVRVKEDSHFLRDGDDLYIEVPVFFTQAILGESIEVPTPRGKAELKLKVGTKDKQRFTIYGEGAPNIRTKKNGDLIVQVNVQTPKKLNEKQEALLRELQESFGSKGGDDEGILDKIKNFFK, from the coding sequence GTGGAAGAAGATTATTATGAAATTTTAGGCGTGGCACGCGATGCCGACGCCGAGACGATAAAAAAGGCGTTTCGAAAGCTCGCTTTGCAATTCCATCCCGACCGCAACCAAGGCGACAAGGAGTCGGAGGAGAAATTTAAAAAGATCAACGAAGCGTATCAAATTTTAAGCGACGATCAAAAGCGCAGAATGTATGATCGCTACGGCAAAGAGGGCATCAGTGGCGCATATAGCGGCGCGAGCGGCGGAGGATTTGATTTTAGCTCCATTTTCGGCGATTTTTTTGAGCAGGCATTCGGCGGCGGTCGCTCGACTCGTCCTAGCGATCCATACGGCATAGATACCGAACTGGCCGTAACGCTGGAGTTTAAAGAGGCCTTAGAGGGCGTTCACAAGGAGATAAAATACAAGATCAAAAAGCCGTGCTCCACCTGCGACGCTACCGGCTCGAAGGACAAAAAAAGACACACCTGCTCCGCTTGCGGCGGCACCGGGCGCGTCGCGGTCAGACGCGGATATATGAGCTTCATCCAAAGCTGCTCCGCTTGCGGCGGCACGGGCGAGATCGTAAAAGATAGATGCAAGGATTGCGGCGGCAAGGGCTTTACCGAAGAGGACGTGAGCCTTAAATTTGACATTCCCGCAGGTATCGACGACGGACAGCGCGTGCGCCTAAGCGGCAAGGGCAACGTTTCTAAAACCGGCGAAATCGGGGATCTGTACGTGATAGTGCGCGTTAAGGAAGACAGCCACTTCCTGCGCGACGGAGACGACCTGTATATCGAGGTGCCGGTATTTTTCACGCAGGCAATCTTGGGCGAGAGCATCGAGGTGCCGACGCCGCGCGGCAAGGCGGAGCTGAAACTCAAAGTAGGCACCAAGGACAAGCAGCGCTTCACGATCTACGGCGAGGGCGCGCCGAATATCCGCACCAAAAAAAACGGCGATCTGATCGTGCAGGTAAACGTCCAGACGCCTAAAAAATTGAATGAGAAGCAAGAGGCGCTTTTGCGCGAGCTTCAAGAAAGCTTCGGCAGCAAGGGCGGAGACGACGAGGGGATACTCGATAAAATCAAGAATTTTTTCAAGTAA
- a CDS encoding response regulator transcription factor, translating to MINVLMIEDDSEFAQLLTEYLAKFNIQVTNFEDPYLGISAGIKNYDLLILDLTLPGMDGLEVCKEIREKYDIPIIISSARSDVSDRVVGLQIGADDYLPKPYDPKEMHARIMSLIRRYKKASEKEETATDSVFRIDDKRHEIYFGEESLVLTPAEYEILEYLIKQHSFSVSREQLVYHCKSLKDKDSKSLDVIIGRLRTKIGDSSKAPKHIFSVRGIGYKLIG from the coding sequence ATGATAAATGTATTGATGATAGAAGACGACAGCGAGTTCGCACAGCTTCTAACCGAATATCTGGCTAAATTTAACATCCAAGTTACAAACTTCGAAGACCCGTATCTGGGCATTAGCGCTGGGATCAAAAACTACGATCTACTGATTTTGGATCTTACGCTTCCTGGGATGGACGGACTTGAAGTCTGCAAAGAGATCCGCGAGAAATACGATATTCCGATCATCATCAGCTCGGCTAGAAGCGACGTGAGCGATCGCGTAGTGGGTCTTCAGATCGGCGCGGACGATTACCTACCGAAACCTTATGATCCAAAAGAGATGCACGCGCGCATCATGAGCCTCATCCGCCGCTATAAAAAAGCTAGCGAAAAGGAAGAAACCGCCACGGATAGCGTATTTCGTATCGACGACAAGCGCCATGAAATTTACTTCGGCGAGGAGTCGCTCGTGTTAACGCCTGCGGAGTATGAAATTTTAGAATACCTCATCAAGCAGCATAGCTTTTCGGTATCCCGCGAGCAGCTCGTATACCATTGCAAGAGCCTAAAAGATAAAGATTCAAAGAGCCTAGATGTCATCATCGGACGCTTACGCACCAAGATCGGTGACAGTTCCAAAGCACCTAAGCATATCTTTTCGGTTCGCGGTATCGGCTACAAGCTCATCGGATGA
- a CDS encoding ArsS family sensor histidine kinase: MKHSLITKISVFFVIAIILVCVLFITFARMQMNRALGSMQANQINAVNNLLELYKRNAPPSDIERYFSSYGLELVKDKNIIQNIITSGKIFFVQDTSIGEFSSVEYNNSLFLNIKNNSFVVVFESLGTKNLNDPLWVGFLLTMAVLISLYLSIVRSFTPLKKLSKNIKKFAQGNLDVNLAAAHSEDEIGQVAQEFNNAIAKIQELIRSRQLFLRTIMHELKTPIGKGRLITEMLDDETQKERLVNVFERLEILINEFAKIEQLLSKSYSLNYQDYHFSLILEQVKDMSMLDNWDELISTDIECDAVINVDFGLFALAIKNLIDNALKYSSDKKVRIICDENKVSVANRGAALAKSFEHYKQAFIRNKDEKATGMGLGLYIIDKICELHKFRFEYNYSDGTHYFSIVFSPKGAI, from the coding sequence ATGAAGCACTCCTTAATCACTAAAATTTCGGTTTTTTTTGTAATCGCGATCATCTTAGTCTGCGTGCTTTTCATCACGTTCGCACGGATGCAGATGAATAGAGCTCTAGGTAGCATGCAGGCTAATCAAATAAACGCGGTCAATAATCTACTTGAGCTATACAAGCGCAACGCCCCTCCCAGCGATATTGAGCGCTACTTCTCCAGCTATGGCTTGGAGCTTGTAAAAGACAAAAATATCATCCAAAACATCATCACGAGCGGTAAAATTTTTTTCGTTCAAGATACCTCTATTGGCGAGTTTAGCTCGGTCGAGTATAATAATTCGCTGTTTTTAAATATAAAAAACAACTCTTTCGTCGTGGTTTTCGAAAGCCTTGGCACGAAGAATTTAAACGATCCGCTTTGGGTCGGGTTTTTGCTTACGATGGCGGTTTTGATCTCGCTTTATTTATCGATAGTGCGAAGCTTCACGCCGCTAAAAAAACTAAGCAAAAATATCAAAAAATTCGCCCAGGGCAACTTGGACGTAAATTTAGCCGCCGCGCACAGTGAGGATGAGATCGGGCAGGTCGCACAGGAATTTAACAACGCGATTGCTAAAATTCAAGAGCTGATCCGCTCGCGCCAGCTATTTTTACGCACTATCATGCATGAGCTTAAAACCCCGATCGGCAAGGGCAGACTAATCACCGAAATGCTCGATGACGAAACACAAAAAGAGCGGCTCGTCAATGTCTTTGAGCGGCTTGAAATTTTAATCAACGAGTTTGCCAAAATCGAGCAACTGCTCTCAAAAAGCTACTCGCTCAACTATCAGGATTATCATTTTAGCCTCATTTTAGAGCAGGTCAAAGATATGTCGATGCTCGATAACTGGGATGAGCTCATTAGCACGGATATCGAGTGCGATGCGGTGATAAACGTGGATTTCGGGCTGTTTGCGCTGGCGATTAAAAATTTAATCGATAACGCCCTAAAATACTCCAGCGATAAAAAAGTCCGCATCATCTGCGATGAAAACAAAGTAAGTGTTGCCAACCGCGGAGCGGCGCTTGCAAAATCATTCGAGCACTACAAGCAGGCTTTTATCAGAAATAAAGACGAAAAAGCCACCGGCATGGGGCTTGGGCTCTATATCATCGATAAAATTTGCGAGCTGCATAAATTCCGCTTCGAGTACAATTACAGCGACGGCACGCACTACTTCTCGATCGTCTTTTCGCCGAAGGGCGCCATATGA
- the recR gene encoding recombination mediator RecR — protein sequence MSGTDRFEELVASFEKLPGVGKKSALRFAYYVSVQNSFLGLNLAHNIEEAVRGLHRCRICGAVCEGEICEYCADEERESDKICIVENPKDIFILESNKIYNGRYFVLDAADEDKIAALRDMVSRNGARELIFALTPGINSDGIMLYVEDKLADLGLKFTKLAQGVPTGVSLDNVDMLSLIKAINGRTDI from the coding sequence ATGAGCGGCACGGACAGGTTCGAAGAGCTCGTCGCGAGCTTTGAAAAGCTTCCCGGCGTGGGCAAAAAATCCGCCCTGCGCTTTGCGTACTACGTAAGCGTGCAAAACTCCTTTCTGGGGCTAAATTTAGCGCACAATATCGAAGAGGCGGTGCGCGGACTGCACAGATGCCGCATCTGCGGTGCGGTATGCGAGGGCGAGATCTGCGAATACTGCGCCGACGAGGAGCGCGAAAGCGATAAAATTTGCATCGTCGAAAATCCCAAAGATATCTTTATTTTAGAGAGCAATAAAATTTATAACGGCCGCTACTTCGTGCTAGACGCCGCCGACGAAGATAAAATCGCGGCGCTACGCGATATGGTGAGCCGAAACGGCGCGCGCGAGCTGATATTTGCGCTGACGCCGGGCATCAACTCCGACGGGATCATGCTTTACGTCGAGGACAAGCTCGCGGATCTGGGTTTGAAATTTACCAAGCTCGCTCAAGGCGTGCCTACGGGCGTAAGCTTAGACAACGTCGATATGCTCTCGCTAATAAAGGCGATCAACGGGCGCACCGATATTTAA
- the murC gene encoding UDP-N-acetylmuramate--L-alanine ligase, giving the protein MKKVHFIGIGGIGISALARFLHEKNFIISGSDIKESETTYKLRADGMEIITPHDASAIKDQEIVIYSAAIKEDNVELQAARKKGIVCLSRKEALPFVLKDKRVFAVAGAHGKSTTSAITSALIDGSVIIGAISKQFGSNMKYENSENIIFEADESDSSFLNSNPYVAVVTNAEPEHMDHYDNDLDKFHAAYRGFLERAKIRVINAEDEFLNSIKLGCIKLFPSRDITDLKVLLRDHQPFMSFNLKELGRFEVYGLGRHIAIDASLAILTAACETGLEQIRKNLLNYKGIKKRFDILCATPNFVLIDDYGHHPTEIRATLQSAREYASLLGLSKITAIFQPHRFSRLKANLNAFKECFAGVEELVVLPVYAAGEPSNGIDLKEEFKGLGALFTERVFRNGERIEFSDIFGVRHIINDGLVIGFGAGDITYQLRGEF; this is encoded by the coding sequence GTGAAAAAGGTTCATTTTATCGGCATCGGCGGCATAGGAATATCGGCATTAGCGAGATTTTTACACGAGAAAAATTTTATCATTTCAGGCTCTGATATCAAAGAGAGTGAGACGACCTATAAGCTAAGAGCGGACGGCATGGAGATCATCACTCCGCACGACGCTTCGGCGATCAAAGATCAGGAGATCGTCATCTACTCCGCCGCGATCAAAGAGGACAATGTCGAGCTGCAAGCCGCACGCAAAAAGGGGATCGTCTGCCTCTCGCGCAAGGAGGCCCTGCCCTTCGTGCTAAAAGACAAGCGCGTCTTCGCAGTCGCCGGCGCGCACGGCAAAAGCACTACAAGCGCGATAACCTCGGCGCTGATAGACGGCTCGGTTATCATCGGCGCGATCTCCAAGCAGTTCGGCTCGAATATGAAATATGAAAACAGCGAAAACATCATCTTTGAAGCCGACGAGAGCGATTCGAGCTTTTTAAATTCCAACCCTTACGTCGCAGTCGTGACCAACGCCGAGCCCGAGCATATGGATCATTACGACAACGATTTGGATAAATTTCACGCGGCGTATCGCGGCTTTTTGGAGCGCGCCAAGATCCGCGTGATAAACGCCGAGGATGAGTTTTTAAACTCGATAAAGCTCGGCTGTATCAAGCTCTTTCCTTCGCGCGACATAACGGATCTGAAGGTGCTGCTGCGCGATCATCAGCCGTTTATGAGTTTTAATCTTAAAGAGCTCGGACGCTTCGAGGTTTACGGGCTCGGAAGGCACATCGCGATCGATGCGTCGCTAGCGATCCTAACCGCGGCGTGCGAGACGGGGTTAGAACAGATCCGCAAAAATTTACTAAATTACAAAGGGATCAAAAAGCGCTTCGACATCCTGTGCGCCACCCCGAACTTCGTGCTCATCGACGACTACGGCCACCACCCCACCGAGATCAGAGCGACGCTGCAAAGCGCGCGCGAATATGCTAGCCTGCTAGGGCTTAGCAAGATCACGGCGATCTTTCAGCCGCACCGTTTCAGCAGGCTTAAGGCGAATTTAAACGCCTTTAAAGAGTGCTTTGCGGGCGTGGAGGAGTTAGTCGTACTGCCCGTTTACGCCGCTGGCGAGCCTAGTAACGGCATCGATCTGAAAGAGGAATTTAAGGGGCTCGGGGCACTTTTTACCGAGAGGGTCTTTAGAAACGGCGAGCGGATAGAATTTAGCGATATTTTCGGCGTCCGCCACATCATAAACGACGGGCTCGTGATCGGATTTGGCGCGGGCGACATCACCTATCAGCTGCGCGGAGAATTTTAG
- a CDS encoding endonuclease MutS2, with translation MISDELFTRLDLDEYLAKFKSFLAREKPLFLSGDSKLNFEKISELTKFDLAQCESVANLDDALMRISKHGVLHISEIYEFSKIVRYFLYLKKQPFEGKLAAWLAKIEIPESIAQLKDYFDDQGGFRDTIDERFGALNEAFKIKKGEIEQTLKRLIYSKALSPYLADTQIHYISDTEALLVRGGFNHVLKGSVVARSSGGYFYVLPDAIAALKSAQSAILDKKEQIVFEHCKQISAVFNKNLAFLKFINAAFDAIDALIARAAMARASDYEFVLPEPSRDIVLDSFAHPALKNPKRVSVEFSGKILLITGVNAGGKSMLLKSILSAALLAKYLLPMPIRASLSRIGTFKEFELIMEDPQNSKNDISTFAGRMVAFSKLFGRKEILIGVDEIELGTDFEEAASLYGAMIEQLISGDVKMIITTHHKRLAMLLAKDPRVELLAALYDEKNSAPKYEFLKGTIGKSYAFETALRYGIAQNLIAAARKNYGENKENLNEAISKAINLELELKQKLAQTQQKEEKLDALSEALKDQRERAQSELKAELSRLQNEYYRAISEAKRSVSLSDVREKQRAINRANELARAVQQPELSAPEPQSFKAGDRVKYGKIKGEILSLSKTQALMLSDGIRLRVPLGELKHSGAAPAPAKNISIKVQKPASASLVLDLHGLRAEEAISRLDKFISQSLVMGFDEIIVKHGIGTGKLAFAVKEFLKTHPSVKGFRDGTPAEGGFGSKVVSL, from the coding sequence ATGATCAGTGACGAGCTCTTTACGCGCCTCGATCTGGACGAGTATCTAGCCAAATTTAAAAGCTTTTTGGCGCGCGAAAAGCCGCTGTTTTTAAGCGGCGATAGTAAGCTGAATTTTGAAAAAATTTCAGAGCTTACGAAATTTGATCTCGCGCAGTGCGAGAGCGTCGCAAACCTAGACGACGCGCTGATGCGCATCTCAAAGCACGGCGTGCTACATATCAGCGAAATTTACGAGTTTAGTAAGATCGTCCGATATTTTCTGTATCTCAAAAAGCAGCCCTTCGAAGGCAAACTCGCCGCTTGGCTTGCAAAGATCGAGATCCCTGAGTCTATCGCGCAATTAAAGGATTATTTCGACGATCAGGGCGGTTTTCGCGACACGATAGACGAGCGCTTCGGCGCGCTGAACGAGGCGTTTAAGATAAAAAAAGGTGAGATCGAGCAGACGCTAAAAAGGCTGATCTACTCCAAAGCCCTTTCGCCCTATCTCGCTGACACGCAGATCCACTACATAAGCGACACCGAGGCTCTGCTGGTGCGCGGCGGCTTCAACCACGTGCTAAAAGGCAGCGTCGTAGCGCGCTCAAGCGGAGGCTATTTTTATGTGCTTCCCGACGCGATCGCGGCTCTGAAGTCCGCTCAAAGCGCGATTTTGGATAAAAAAGAGCAGATCGTATTCGAGCACTGCAAGCAGATAAGCGCCGTTTTCAATAAGAATTTAGCTTTTTTAAAATTTATAAACGCCGCCTTCGACGCGATCGATGCGCTAATTGCGCGCGCCGCGATGGCAAGAGCGAGCGATTATGAGTTCGTCCTACCTGAGCCCTCGCGCGACATCGTCCTAGACAGCTTCGCCCACCCCGCGCTTAAAAATCCAAAGCGCGTGAGCGTGGAATTTAGCGGCAAAATTCTACTCATCACCGGCGTGAATGCGGGCGGAAAATCGATGCTTTTAAAAAGCATTCTAAGCGCGGCGCTGCTAGCTAAATACCTCCTTCCGATGCCTATTCGCGCAAGCCTCAGCCGCATCGGCACCTTTAAAGAGTTCGAGCTCATAATGGAGGATCCGCAAAACTCCAAAAACGACATCTCGACCTTCGCGGGCAGGATGGTTGCCTTTAGCAAGCTGTTCGGGCGCAAAGAGATTCTAATCGGCGTCGATGAGATCGAGCTTGGTACCGATTTTGAGGAGGCTGCGAGCCTATACGGCGCGATGATCGAGCAGCTGATAAGCGGCGATGTGAAAATGATCATCACCACGCATCACAAGCGCCTGGCGATGCTGCTTGCAAAGGATCCGCGCGTAGAGCTGCTGGCGGCGCTTTACGACGAGAAAAACAGCGCGCCGAAATATGAGTTTTTAAAGGGCACGATCGGCAAATCTTACGCCTTTGAAACCGCGCTGCGCTACGGCATAGCGCAAAATTTGATCGCCGCGGCGCGCAAAAACTACGGCGAAAACAAAGAGAACTTAAACGAAGCGATCTCAAAAGCGATAAATTTAGAGCTTGAGCTAAAACAAAAACTAGCCCAAACGCAGCAAAAAGAGGAGAAGCTGGATGCGCTGAGCGAAGCGCTAAAAGATCAACGCGAGCGCGCGCAAAGCGAGCTGAAGGCGGAGCTTTCAAGGCTACAAAACGAATACTACCGCGCCATTTCGGAGGCCAAACGCAGCGTGAGCCTAAGCGACGTGCGCGAAAAGCAGCGCGCCATAAACCGCGCAAACGAGCTCGCACGAGCCGTGCAGCAGCCTGAACTCAGCGCGCCCGAGCCGCAAAGCTTTAAAGCGGGCGATCGCGTAAAATACGGCAAGATCAAGGGCGAAATTTTATCGCTCAGTAAAACCCAGGCGCTGATGCTAAGCGACGGTATCAGGCTGCGCGTGCCGCTTGGCGAGCTAAAGCACAGCGGTGCAGCGCCCGCTCCCGCAAAAAACATCAGCATCAAGGTGCAAAAGCCCGCCTCCGCGTCGCTCGTGCTCGATCTGCACGGCCTGCGCGCCGAGGAAGCGATCAGCAGGCTTGATAAATTCATCAGCCAGAGCCTCGTGATGGGCTTTGATGAGATCATCGTAAAGCACGGCATCGGTACGGGCAAGCTCGCGTTCGCGGTAAAGGAGTTTTTAAAAACGCACCCTAGCGTCAAGGGCTTTCGCGACGGCACACCCGCAGAAGGTGGTTTCGGCTCAAAGGTCGTCTCGCTTTAG